AACAGGGCAGGGAACCCGTTGTTTTTATCGTTTTGGATGAGTTGAACAAATATGCACCCCGTGATGGACGTAGCCCGATTAAAGATTTGCTGGTAGACATTGCAGAACGGGGGCGATCGCTAGGAATTATTTTAATTGGCGCACAGCAAACCGCCTCAGAAGTCGAACGGCGCGTTGTTGGACAAGCGGCTATCCGTGTTGTGGGTAGGTTAGATTCAGCCGAAGCAGAACGTCCAGAATACAACTTTTTGACAGGTTCTTGTCGTAAACGAGCTTTATTTCTGAAATCCGGGACAATGTTTGTACATCAGCCAGAAGTCCCCGCCCCAATTTTAGTTAACTTCCCTTTCCCTGCTTACGCCACTCGCAAAGAAGAAGTGTTTTTGAGCCAAGCAGAAATTACCAGCATTGAAGCTGATATTGACCGTTTTTAGGAGGAATTGTGCGTTTAATTCATACATCTGACTGGCATTTGGGGCGACACCTCAAAGGCAAAGATCGTACCCCAGAGATTGAATTTACTCTGAATGAACTTTTACGACAAGCCAAAGAATTAGAAGTTGATGCGGTGTTAATTGCAGGCGATATTTTTGAAACTCCTAATCCTGCATCTGATGCTGAACGAGTTGCGTATCAGTTTTTTGAGGGGTTGCGAAATGCTAAAATTCCGGCAATTGCGATCGCAGGTAATCATGATTCTGCTTCCCGCTTTGATGGAATAGCTAATCTTTTGTCTTTAGCTGGCGTGCAGATTTTAGGGAAACCTCGTCGCGTCAACCAAGGAGGTTTAATTAGCATAGAAACGCCTAACGGCAAACTGCGTGTAGCTGCTATGCCTTTTGCTTCAGAACGGCGACTATTGACAGTTGAAAATCTGTGGACAATGGACGAGTTACAGCAAATAAACCACTACAGAGAAAGGGTAGGCTATTTGCTCAACAACTTAGCCACTGGTTTTCAAGATGATAGTGTGAATATCCTCATGGCTCACCTCACTGTTGATGGTGCTAAATTAGCCAATTCCGAAGCCCGTCATCACACCAAAGAAACCTATGCCTTGGCTGGACAAAGCCTACCTGCTGAAGCTCAGTATATTGCTCTCGGACACATCCATAAACCCCAACAAATTCCCGTTGCGGCTCCTACTTATTATTCCGGTTCTTTGATTCAAGTGGACTTTGGCGAAGCTGAGGAAGAAAAAGGATTTTATCTCATTGATGTTGAACCAGGTTCTCCTGCAAAAAAACCGGAGTTTATATCTATCCCCTGTCAAAAACCTTTGCAGATACTCGAATGTGAATTGAGTGATTACGAAGAAAAGCTAGAACCTCTCCGTGATTATTCTGGTTATCTGAAGGTAATTATCAACTTGCAAACACCTCAAATAGGATTAGCTGACAAAATTCGCAAAATTTGTGGTGATCAAGTGCTGCAAATTGAGCCACGTTATCCAGAAGTGGAATCAAGGAGGGAAAAATCTGTAAAACAAGAAGAGTTTGATCCCGTGGAAGAATTTAAGCGCTACTTCCAAGAGGAATTAAACACAACACCTGCTCCCGCCGTTGTAGCAAAGTTTAAAGAACTATATCAAGAAATCAAGGAAACCCAAGATGCGACCACTTGAGCTAACTTTAGAAGGTTTTACCAGTTTTCGCAATCAGGCAAAGATTAATTTTGAGAAACTGGAATTATTTGCTATTACTGGCCCAACCGGTGCCGGTAAATCATCTTTGCTTGATGCCATGACTTTGGCACTATATGGGAAAGTAGCAAGAAAAACTCAACCCAAAGAATTGTTGAGTCAGGGAAGTTTAAAATTACAGGTATCATTACGATTTTTGGTAAATCAAACTGAATATCTAGTCTTTCGCTCATGGTCATATCGTACTAAAACACCCCAAGTTACTTTTAAATTAGAAAAGCAGATAAATGGTGATTTTCAACCTTTTGGAGAACAAAAGGAAGCAGAGATTAACGCCATTATTGAGAAAGCTTTAGGGATGAATTTTGAAACTTTTACTAAAGTTATTCTGCTTCCTCAAGGACAATTTGATGAGTTCCTCAAAGGTAAAAGTGCTGATCGGCGGAAGATTTTAAACAATCTGGTTGGATATGAAAGAATTTTTGAAAATATGTGTTCTCAGGCTGGGACGCGAGCTAATATTATTAAAGGTGAATATAACGCAATTCAAGAACAGCTAAAAAATCTAGATTTATCATTAGATATAGAACTGAATTCTCAACGGCGCGATCGCTCTCAGTTTCTAGGAGAAGAACTACCCAGATTACATGAAACAGTTATCAAGACACAAACAGCTTTAGCTGCCGAAAAAGGATTATTGCAACGTCTGAGAGATTTAGCAAATTGGCAACAGCAACTTGAAGAATTAAATAAAGAAACTCCAAAAATAAGTGAATTAAAACAGCAATTAGAACAAGCACGAGTTGGCGATCGCTTATCTGCCACTTGGACATCAGTCAATTCGGCTCGTCATCGATATGACAAGACTCAAGCTGATGTTGAGATTGCTGCTAAAGCTTTGGTTGAGAAAGAATCAGCTTTTAAAATTCAAGAAGATAACTTTCAGAAAACACAAGCCTATGAAGCTGAAATTACACCGCAACTAAAACAGCGAGAAGAAGCTCTTAATGCTGCCAAAATCTATGAAGAACAGCATCGTAAAATTCAGGAAGAAGTAAAACGCTTAGAAAAAATATTAGTAGAAAAAAATCAGCTAATAACTGAGGCTGATCAAGCTGTAAAAAAGGCTGAAGCTGAATTAAATCAAAAAAATCATATATTGACGATAGCTAATAATGAACTGTCTCAATCTTCTCCTGGTGGTACAAGATTAGAGCAACTTAATCAAGTGACACCACTACTAATTAAATGGCAAGAAATCCAAAAGCAAGTTGAAAGCGATCACACGAAGTTACAACAAATTACTCAAGAGTTAGACACTGCTGAGTTTAATTATCAATCTGTTATTTTAAACTTCCAAAAATCTGAAGCTGAATGCAATCAATCTCGTGTTGCATTAGATACTGCTAGACAAAAAAATTATGCTGCGGCTTTACGTGCATTGCTGCATACGGGTGATGATTGTCTAGTATGCGGTGGAATTTATCCAGAAGCCCACTTATTACCACAACTAGAATCTTCAGGTGATATCAAAACACTAGAAAAACGCGATCGCGCTGCTGAACAAAATCGCCAAAAAGCTACTGAAGCAAAAACCCAAGCTGAAACCACAAGAGAACATCTGAAGAAACAACAAATTGAATATCAAAAAATATTAGCAGAAAAAGAAACTGAACTTGAAGCAGAGACAGAACAAATTGTTGTCATATTAAATGCAGAGAAATGGGAGGTTAAGGCACTTGATCAAGAACGCCAATCACTACAAAAAAGTGATACTAATTATCAGAAATATTTAATACTTAAAGAAAAAGCAGAGGCGGAAATTAAAGCTAGTGAACTCAATTTGAATTTTGTTAAAACTAAGTTATTAGATACGCAAACTCAACATCAAGACCTAGCAACTGAAATAGACCACAAAAAAACACAACTTCAGGAAATATTAGATACACTTTCCCAGCTTACTGGTAGTGATTCTTATGAGAATTTATTCCAAAAAATAGAAGAAGATAAACGAGATTTAAAGCATCGCATTCAGCATGAAAATCAGTGCTATCAAACTGCTCGTGATGAATTTCGGCAAGCTCAACAAAGTGATGTCAAGGCAAAAGAAGACTTTGATTCAGCTTCTGCTGAAAAGGAACGTCTAGAAGCTGAATGGCATACTAGTTTACTATCCGCAAACTTTACAGAGCAAATATTTCAGCAATCTAAAGTACCCCCAGAACTGCAAAATCAATGGCAGCATAAAATTGATGATTACAACACTAATAAAATTCAGTTAGAAACTAATATTAATCGAGAAACTGACGCAATTGGTGACAGAACTACAAACGCAGAAATAATTGCCCAGTATGAAAAATCTGTTGCTGATGCTGGAGAACAATATAAACAAGCACAAGATGAATACAACGATTTAAAACTTTTGATTGCTAAAGCTGAGGAACAGCGAGAACAAGTAGAGAAATTGCAAGCACAACTATCTACCAAACAACAAGAGCTAGAAATATATCAAATTTTGTCCAAAGAGTTGAAATCGGATCGCTTTCAAGACTATATTCTCCAGCATTTTGAACGTGAACTAGTAGAACAAGCAACAGTCTTTTTGCTGGAACTTACAGAACAGCGATATGCATTGAAATATGAAAATAAAGAATATAAAGTAGAAGATAACTGGAGTTGTGGTGAAACAAGACGAGTCCAAACCCTATCCGGTGGTGAAACCTTTGCTACTTCTTTATCCCTAGCTTTGGCACTTTCAGAAAAGTTGTCTAGAGGAGCTAAATTAGGTAGTCTGTTTATAGATGAGGGATTTGGAACATTAGATGCTGAAACTCTGCAAAGTGTCTCAAGTATCCTACAATCTTTGGGTCAGCAAGAAAAATTAGTTGGCGTGATCACTCACGTTCCCGCCTTTGGGAGAAGAGTTAGGAACGCAAATCAAAGTAGAAAAATTTCCAGAAGGCTCTCGAATTATTATGGCGTAAATGTAGCGACCTGCAATGCTAATCGCTCAAACCTGCAATCATGACATTTACAAACCAGGATTAAATGCAACTATAATTACGCTTCAGCCAGGATTATTTGCAACTGAGCCAGGATTATCTGCAACCAACCTGCAATCATCGGTTTGAGCCAGGATTATTTGCAACTATAAATGAACCTGCTGGAAATTGCGCTTTCAATTAGTTCAAAGTGGCAATCCCGCCGCCAACATTTGCTCCTGCAACTCCCGCGCACGCATTGGGTTCAAGTTGACCACGAAAACAACAACTTAATTTCAGCCGGTTTGGCATTGAACTGTTCAGCCAAATCCCTCACGTTTATAGCCATGCCGAGTGAGAGTTGGTTCCAAATCATCAAGAAGCTTCGATAGCACCGACTCAATAATCACCGTAGTAACAGGCTTGACTGCAACTCGGTACGCAGCCTCTAAAGCTAGTGTCAAATGTTGTTCGATTTGTAGTGGAGTTCTCAACCGCGCAGCAAGTAATTCAATAGCAGAGGCCTCTAGTATGTCACTGATAGAAGTATCATCCGTAGTACATTCAGATACCAACCATTCAATATATTCTCGTTGATTACCGACAATCCCCTCCAAAGAGAAGACCGTCGCCCGATACCCAATTTCCTCCATCGTGGGACGGCGCAAATCATTTTTCAGTTTGGGATGACCAGCCAGCACTACCGAAAGTGTGCCACCACCGTCTTCAACTACCTCGATTAAACGTTTAAGTCCCGTCAGCGTACTGTAATGTAGGTCATGAGCCTCATCCACAAACAGTGCTACAGGCTTTTTACCTTTTCTAATCAGGTCACGTAATTCCCGTTCCCGTTTTTCGCCGTCTTTCGGAATTTTAATTTCCTTATCTGTGGATAAATCATAGAATAAGGCAGCAATCAGAGTGGGTAGTGTCGCTCGGTCTTTATCCACAGAAAGCGATTTTGAGACGGTAATTTTACCTTCTTTCTCCAAAACGTCAAACAAACGTCGTAAAGTCGTTGTTTTACCACACCCGATAATTCCTGTAATGGCAACCAACTTCCCCGAATGAATTGCCACTTTAATATCCTTGAACATTTGTTTTTGGTGTTCAGTCTCGTAGTACCCAGCTTTGGGAAACTCCTTAACCAAACTAAAGTGTTCCATGACCTCAGTAAGCATTTTGTTCCCCTCCTTTTGGCTTTTGGAAATACTCCCTTACCCGGTCAATAATCACTTTTTTGTTGAGGGTTTCAGTTAGCAGTGCATTAATAAATGCCATTTGTTCAGGAGATAATTTGGCCAACGGCTGCGCTAGATAATCTGAAATCGCCAATTTAGCGAATATTATGCTGGGATATGTAAATTCTTGGAATGGGTCTGGGTCGTTAAAAGGTGTGACAGTCGGCTCAAGTTCTTTATACTTGTCCACTAGAAATTGGAGATCGGCATTTTTGTCCAATGCTGTCCGTGGCAAAACCCAGTTTCTTTTGCTAAATCCGCAATCCTGTCTGCCCGTTCTTCGGTTTTAGTTTTTTTGTGTTTGCGATAGCGATGTAATGGAATTGGCCCATCAACCGGGTAAAATGGGCCGTAGCGGCGATCGCTAAACTCAACATATAGCTCGTTGTCAAATAAACCCCACCAAAGGACGACAGTTTCACCAGCCAAGTCTGGCTCTACCTCATAAGCTACGCCTTCAATTGATACCCTGGCATCGGAACCAACCTTTCTACGTTGCGGTTCGCGGGCAAAGTTACAGAATCGCTCCCAACTGC
Above is a genomic segment from Nostoc sp. UHCC 0870 containing:
- a CDS encoding exonuclease SbcCD subunit D, translating into MRLIHTSDWHLGRHLKGKDRTPEIEFTLNELLRQAKELEVDAVLIAGDIFETPNPASDAERVAYQFFEGLRNAKIPAIAIAGNHDSASRFDGIANLLSLAGVQILGKPRRVNQGGLISIETPNGKLRVAAMPFASERRLLTVENLWTMDELQQINHYRERVGYLLNNLATGFQDDSVNILMAHLTVDGAKLANSEARHHTKETYALAGQSLPAEAQYIALGHIHKPQQIPVAAPTYYSGSLIQVDFGEAEEEKGFYLIDVEPGSPAKKPEFISIPCQKPLQILECELSDYEEKLEPLRDYSGYLKVIINLQTPQIGLADKIRKICGDQVLQIEPRYPEVESRREKSVKQEEFDPVEEFKRYFQEELNTTPAPAVVAKFKELYQEIKETQDATT
- a CDS encoding AAA family ATPase, coding for MRPLELTLEGFTSFRNQAKINFEKLELFAITGPTGAGKSSLLDAMTLALYGKVARKTQPKELLSQGSLKLQVSLRFLVNQTEYLVFRSWSYRTKTPQVTFKLEKQINGDFQPFGEQKEAEINAIIEKALGMNFETFTKVILLPQGQFDEFLKGKSADRRKILNNLVGYERIFENMCSQAGTRANIIKGEYNAIQEQLKNLDLSLDIELNSQRRDRSQFLGEELPRLHETVIKTQTALAAEKGLLQRLRDLANWQQQLEELNKETPKISELKQQLEQARVGDRLSATWTSVNSARHRYDKTQADVEIAAKALVEKESAFKIQEDNFQKTQAYEAEITPQLKQREEALNAAKIYEEQHRKIQEEVKRLEKILVEKNQLITEADQAVKKAEAELNQKNHILTIANNELSQSSPGGTRLEQLNQVTPLLIKWQEIQKQVESDHTKLQQITQELDTAEFNYQSVILNFQKSEAECNQSRVALDTARQKNYAAALRALLHTGDDCLVCGGIYPEAHLLPQLESSGDIKTLEKRDRAAEQNRQKATEAKTQAETTREHLKKQQIEYQKILAEKETELEAETEQIVVILNAEKWEVKALDQERQSLQKSDTNYQKYLILKEKAEAEIKASELNLNFVKTKLLDTQTQHQDLATEIDHKKTQLQEILDTLSQLTGSDSYENLFQKIEEDKRDLKHRIQHENQCYQTARDEFRQAQQSDVKAKEDFDSASAEKERLEAEWHTSLLSANFTEQIFQQSKVPPELQNQWQHKIDDYNTNKIQLETNINRETDAIGDRTTNAEIIAQYEKSVADAGEQYKQAQDEYNDLKLLIAKAEEQREQVEKLQAQLSTKQQELEIYQILSKELKSDRFQDYILQHFERELVEQATVFLLELTEQRYALKYENKEYKVEDNWSCGETRRVQTLSGGETFATSLSLALALSEKLSRGAKLGSLFIDEGFGTLDAETLQSVSSILQSLGQQEKLVGVITHVPAFGRRVRNANQSRKISRRLSNYYGVNVATCNANRSNLQS